The Rhizoctonia solani chromosome 4, complete sequence genome contains a region encoding:
- a CDS encoding F-box domain-containing protein, producing the protein MQYTNNIDQGIGQLTGPSQCRSVTDPTTGFMDNSALRFGGLSPELIIQVLHYCESSTILRFGATCKLFYNIVTRSVSLQLHLELEANGLEILNGSFEREASYAVVLRDLRRFRDAWLDLDFSRPVEKMIGNSEMLLWELREGFYIRAFSQNTRRFSDTIQFIPLDPGIPERSPLLFDFEFNEFTADPDQGLLAILSRAPHMDPRIYVHLRSSDTGLAHPLARHPRLTAEFDFEPPYFWPGYSIEVMGHIVLVKVMNIHDYRYGLLIWDWSSGALLNRISSQGAICDFAFLDEQHLVVSSGRGSNQAHLDTLELLIFALSKDDSAPTNSNGYVRVADLPVSEPVLRLGFPPIKDSSKLSHSGFFLRAQPTPGRAMHTSSATFVYPMLPL; encoded by the exons ATGCAGTACACAAATAATATTGATCAAGGAATTGGCCAACTGACCGGACCCTCACAGTGCCGCAGCGTCACGGATCCGACAACTGGTTTCATGGACAACAGCGCTTTACGTTTTGGCGGGCTTTCTCCCGAGCTTATTATCCAGGTGCTTCACTATTGCGAATCCTCGACTATTCTTAGATTTGGAGCT ACTTGCAAATTGTTTTATAATATTGTTACGCGCTCTGTTTCCCTGCAACTTCACTTGGAACTTGAAGCAAATGGACTTGAAATTTTGAATGGGTCGTTTGAGCGCGAGGCTAGCTACGCTGTAGTTCTAAGAGACCTTCGACGATTTCGCGATG CTTGGCTTGACCTTGATTTTTCTCGCCCTGTCGAGAAAATGATTGGAAACTCGGAGATGCTTCTATGGGAGCTCCGAGAGGGATTTTATATTCGCGCCTTTTCACAAAATACCAGAAGGTTTTCCGATACGATCCAATTCATCCCTCTCGATCCTGGTATCCCCGAGCGCTCTCCTCTTCTTTTCGATTTTGAATTCAACGAATTCACCGCCGATCCAGACCAGGGCCTGCTTGCTATTTTATCTAGGGCCCCCCACAT GGACCCTCGCATCTATGTCCACCTACGTTCTTCAGATACGGGACTCGCTCACCCGCTCGCAAGACACCCTCGACTCACCGCCGAGTTCGATTTCGAACCACCTTATTTTTGGCCTGGCTATTCTATCGAAGTTATGGGACATATAGTTTTGGTAAAGGTTATGAACATCCACGACTATAGATACGGACTCTTGATCTGGGATTGGAGTTCTGGGGCCCTTCTCAATAGAATCAGTTCCCAAGGTGCGATTTGCGACTTTGCCTTTTTGGATGAACAGCATCTTGTGGTGTCCTCTGGTAGAGGCTCGAACCAGGCCCATTTAGACACCCTCGAACTTTTGATCTTTGCCCTTTCTAAGGATGATTCTGCGCCCACGAATTCGAACGGATACGTACGAGTTGCAGATTTACCAGTCTCGGAACCCGTCTTGCGTCTTGGCTTTCCACCAATCAAGGATTCATCCAAGTTATCCCATTCCGGATTCTTCCTTCGGGCACAACCTACCCCGGGACGTGCCATGCACACAAGCTCTGCTACATTTGTGTACCCCATGCTACCACTTTGA
- a CDS encoding F-box domain-containing protein yields the protein MSGSRYIAPLPTPPYYGVFDFSPQVVRRFRDRFSQSNPSVLDHMVDLNDRRTTAGFHDIDHLSSILDRFSAQSPLERRFCALTVGEDNPSVIKDGEDLGFKGRIISQLPYRLVFRTDNKKGHEAWQINGDYIIGINMDQAKTLVPYFLNLSDELIIQILHFCAYIDILRFAATSQRHHAILSNSISLKFHIELEVNGLHVVEGSRKGEATYSRLLEELICYRDAWLNLELEDPIERISNREMLLWELREGNYVVAFTSESDAAWATDSWGPDSMQLTPIGSLETPQPVTFSTFYNELTLDFEQDLVALVKTNPDNKMSLEVRLCSTTTGLSHPLARNPVFFVQVGFRIPGPGHQTFTLEVIGDILVVRIAEILDYEYEIMAWNWKSGALLCRIGSISGIADFTLLDSTHLALFSVTTDEQGPRLIALSLYSMIPHTHDETATGPYFSAMEYESAQPSLVFEFPKLDDAYQVLSRVIMRSDPIPGRTTYTKSASFAHSTALTLSIIMSLSHFSSPDMDENSVHLRIFVDAKSLLSYLLEPTGHEDTVVIPWEVWGTRATRWFLCEKQTTYWVYWTSGSRFVRVNENAHSDLDDLSVFDFHPPIVKRTSPYSNRDSTEDQMPLYKEKMRENVLNGRGLLVPHPETLDPDTSVPPSLTHTVGSDMPTVIKTGFAVPIESCLSYRVVTRPSSVPHLEDWSIDGSHIIGMMTQVQGTYDQLTVYKLRV from the exons ATGTCTGGCTCGAGATATATCGCCCCATTACCCACTCCACCTTACTACGGTGTCTTTGATTTCTCGCCCCAAGTTGTTCGCCGGTTCCGGGATCGATTTTCACAGTCAAACCCATCTGTGCTTGACCATATGGTTGATCTCAATGACCGCAGAACGACCGCTGGTTTCCACGACATAGATCACTTGAGCAGTATTTTGGACCGCTTTTCCGCACAATCGCCACTCGAACGTCGATTTTGTGCGTTAACTGTTGGTGAAGATAATCCAAGCGTGATTAAAGATGGCGAGGATCTTGGATTTAAAGGACGAATCATATCTCAACTTCCTTATCGACTCGTCTTCAGAACGGATAACAAAAAGGGACACGAAGCTTGGCAGATCAATGGGGATTATATTATTGGAATCAAT ATGGACCAGGCGAAGACACTGGTTCCTTATTTTTTGAATCTTTCAGACGAACTCATCATTCAGATACTTCACTTTTGCGCCTACATTGATATACTTCGATTCGCTGCG ACAAGCCAAAGGCACCATGCCATTTTATCCAACTCAATCTCATTGAAGTTTCATATTGAACTCGAAGTCAATGGGTTACATGTTGTGGAGGGGTCGAGGAAAGGAGAGGCAACGTACTCGCGCTTACTGGAAGAGCTCATATGCTATCGTGACG CCTGGCTCAATTTAGAATTGGAAGATCCGATAGAAAGGATTTCGAACCGAGAAATGTTACTCTGGGAGCTGCGCGAAGGAAACTATGTGGTAGCCTTTACCTCAGAGTCTGATGCCGCGTGGGCTACTGATTCGTGGGGCCCTGATTCGATGCAATTAACACCCATCGGTTCCTTGGAGACACCCCAACCCGTCACTTTTTCGACTTTTTACAATGAGTTAACTTTAGACTTTGAGCAAGATTTGGTCGCCTTGGTAAAGACCAACCCGGACAA taAAATGTCACTCGAGGTCAGACTATGTTCGACTACTACTGGACTCTCCCACCCACTTGCACGGAACCCTGTCTTTTTCGTTCAAGTCGGCTTCCGGATTCCTGGACCAGGTCATCAAACTTTCACGCTTGAAGTAATCGGTGATATCCTAGTGGTCAGGATTGCAGAAATTTTAGACTATGAATACGAAATTATGGCTTGGAACTGGAAATCTGGTGCGCTTCTTTGTAGGATAGGATCTATCTCTGGCATAGCAGATTTTACCCTACTCGATAGCACGCATTTAGCTTTATTCTCTGTTACCACGGATGAGCAGGGGCCACGATTAATCGCACTCTCCTTGTATTCTATGATTCCCCATACTCATGATGAAACCGCAACAGGCCCATATTTTTCTGCTATGGAATATGAGAGCGCTCAACCTAGTCTAGTGTTCGAATTTCCAAAGCTAGACGATGCCTACCAAGTCTTATCGAGGGTCATCATGAGATCAGACCCTATACCAGGGCGGACAACGTACACCAAATCTGCCAGTTTTGCCCATTCGACTGCACTTACTTTGAGCATAATTATGTCTCTCTCGCATTTCTCTTCCCCAGATATGGATGAAAACTCAGTTCATCTTCGAATCTTTGTCGACGCTAAGTCTTTATTATCTTACCTCCTGGAGCCCACTGGCCACGAAGATACTGTTGTCATACCATGGGAAGTATGGGGCACGCGTGCCACCCGATGGTTTTTATGCGAAAAGCAAACAACTTACTGGGTATATTGGACATCCGGCTCTAGGTTTGTTAGGGTTAACGAGAATGCACACTCGGATCTTGATGACCTATCCGTCTTTGATTTCCACCCCCCAATAGTCAAACGAACTTCCCCTTATAGCAACCGTGACTCTACAGAGGACCAAATGCCTTTATATAAAGAGAAAATGAGGGAAAATGTTTTGAATGGGAGGGGGTTGCTCGTACCTCATCCTGAGACCCTGGATCCAGATACTAGTGTTCCCCCATCGCTTACCCACACCGTTGGCAGCGATATGCCTACTGTAATTAAGACGGGTTTCGCTGTCCCGATAGAGTCATGTCTGTCGTATCGAGTCGTCACTAGGCCATCATCTGTACCTCACCTTGAAGATTGGTCGATTGACGGAAGCCATATCATCGGTATGATGACT CAAGTGCAAGGTACTTATGACCAACTTACTGTGTACAAACTACGAGTATAG
- a CDS encoding F-box-like domain-containing protein gives MADGTYSPDLLGIFPDELIVRILHFCDFEDILQFATTNRRYYNVVVHTISLQLHVELEANCLEIIKGSQKNNATYSLLLDELARYRDGPLAGLEIRNPFQQFSEERALLWDFRGGYYAVGFTSASTTTSDADSLEIIPLDSSHARSKLTLPTDFHELTFDSDQDFLVLAKVDAFNDSCLRINLCSITTGLAHPLAENPMFTVQVDFPIPDPKDEPQAFTMEVMDAILVVKITDPRARKYELIAWNWKTWEPLLRVGSISGAIDFSFLQKTHLVLFSAEEKGKDLRLIELLLYSISPQISKRKKTSTLFHASDYDHAVPVLILRFPEPEKSYTVMPTISFIKSNSTPGKTVYAKSAGFAHPSSPTLGVFLSLYKSPSLHADEETARFLIAISTRSVPLLYRGMSGGRTQRAGSLGYMKTPFLYFATYQFWISTLGLSDDLVLVALKNPSEYINPPKATIISSFRFLQEKV, from the exons ATGGCGGATGGAACGTATTCGCCAGATCTACTCGGCATTTTCCCAGACGAACTGATCGTTCGAATCCTCCACTTTTGTGATTTCGAAGATATACTTCAGTTTGCAACA ACCAACAGACGGTATTATAATGTTGTCGTCCATACGATTAGCTTGCAGCTGCATGTCGAACTCGAGGCAAATTGTTTGGAAATCATCAAAGGATCGCAAAAGAACAATGCAACATACTCGCTTCTGCTTGACGAGCTTGCGCGCTATAGAGATGGTCC CCTGGCTGGACTTGAAATTCGAAACCCGTTTCAACAATTCTCAGAAGAAAGGGCGCTGCTATGGGACTTTCGCGGAGGCTACTATGCTGTGGGGTTTACATCCGCATCGACAACCACATCAGATGCCGATTCACTAGAAATTATACCGCTCGACTCTTCTCATGCCCGAAGCAAGCTCACTCTTCCAACCGATTTCCACGAGCTTACTTTTGATTCGGACCAAGATTTTCTTGTCCTGGCCAAGGTTGATGCATTTAA TGATTCATGCCTTAGGATCAACTTATGTTCCATCACAACAGGCCTCGCTCACCCCCTCGCAGAGAACCCCATGTTCACTGTCCAGGTTGACTTTCCCATTCCCGACCCGAAAGATGAACCCCAGGCGTTTACTATGGAAGTTATGGATGCCATTCTTGTGGTCAAGATTACAGACCCCCGAGCTCGAAAATATGAGCTTATAGCTTGGAATTGGAAGACTTGGGAGCCTCTTCTTAGAGTTGGATCTATTTCAGGCGCTATCGACTTCTCTTTTCTTCAGAAAACCCATTTGGTGCTGTTTTCTGCTGAAGAAAAGGGGAAAGATTTGCGTTTGATTGAGCTCCTGTTGTACTCGATATCTCCACAGATCAGTAAAAGAAAGAAGACGAGTACCCTGTTTCATGCCTCAGATTACGACCATGCTGTTCCGGTGCTAATTCTCAGGTTTCCCGAGCCAGAGAAATCTTATACTGTGATGCCCACGATATCCTTTATCAAATCCAATTCTACGCCTGGAAAGACAGTGTACGCCAAGTCCGCTGGATTTGCTCACCCGAGTTCGCCCACCCTCGGCGTGTTTCTTTCATTATACAAAAGTCCGAGTCTTCATGCGGATGAAGAGACTGCACGATTTCTAATCGCCATTAGCACTAG AAGTGTTCCTCTGTTATACCGTGGGATGAGTGGGGGACGAACGCAACGCGCTG GCTCATTAGGGTACATGAAAACCCCGTTTCTGTACTTCGCGACCTATCAATTTTGGATTTCAACTCTCGGACTATCAGACGATTTGGTTCTAGTAGCTCTGAAAAATCCTTCGGAATACATCAACCCCCCCAAAGCGACGATTATCTCAAGCTTCAGGTTCTTGCAGGAAAAGGTCTGA